Proteins encoded by one window of Monoglobus pectinilyticus:
- a CDS encoding cold shock domain-containing protein, translated as MTGKVKWFNAEKGFGFIEGEDGKDVFVHFSAITMDGYKTLDEGVAVEFDVIEGAKGPQAVDVKLA; from the coding sequence ATGACAGGAAAAGTTAAATGGTTTAATGCAGAAAAAGGATTCGGTTTCATCGAAGGCGAAGACGGAAAGGACGTATTCGTTCATTTCTCTGCTATAACTATGGATGGTTACAAAACACTTGATGAAGGTGTTGCAGTTGAGTTTGACGTTATCGAAGGTGCTAAAGGTCCGCAGGCTGTTGACGTAAAGCTTGCGTAG